A stretch of the Prochlorococcus marinus str. MIT 0918 genome encodes the following:
- the rpsU gene encoding 30S ribosomal protein S21, with the protein MTQVTVGENEGIESALRRFKREVSKAGIFNELKRIRHHETPVEKYKRKQRLKNRTKRRR; encoded by the coding sequence TTGACTCAGGTAACGGTTGGTGAAAACGAAGGTATTGAATCAGCTCTTCGTCGATTTAAACGAGAAGTGTCAAAAGCTGGCATCTTTAATGAATTAAAGAGGATACGTCATCACGAAACTCCTGTTGAAAAATACAAAAGGAAGCAAAGACTAAAAAACAGAACAAAGCGTCGCAGGTAA
- the crtH gene encoding carotenoid isomerase encodes MINTKNKEKLWDAIVIGSGIGGLVTATQLSAKGAKVLVLESYTIPGGSSGAFHRNGYTFDVGASMIFGFGNQGYTNLLTRALLDAGEACETIPDPVQLVYHLPEGDTVVVDRDFRSFISNLTILFPHEKKGIQSFYKVCWNVFNCLNSMPLLSIEDPKYLAKVFFKAPLACLGLARWLPFNVGDIARKYIKDESLLRFIDIECFCWSVMPAAQTPMINAGMVFSDRHYGGINYPKGGVGMIAQKLVKGLEKKGGRILYKSRVTNVLLKDKRAIGVKLANGEKLYAKTIISNATRWNTFGGDGIKEPLIPSKDVPTAEKKWNNRYKASPSFLSIHLGVKDHCIPQDSHCHHLIVDNWQRMEDEQGVIFISIPTLLDKSLAPSGHHIIHAFTPSSIKEWNSLSPSNYAKKKELDGNRLISKIEKLFPNLQENIDHKEIGTPKSHRRFLGRYQGSYGPIPSIPLPGLLTMPFNSTAIKSFYCVGDSCFPGQGLNAVAFSGFACAHKIGSELGINSWALPK; translated from the coding sequence ATGATTAATACTAAAAACAAAGAAAAGCTTTGGGATGCAATTGTTATTGGGTCAGGGATTGGGGGACTTGTTACTGCTACACAATTATCTGCCAAAGGAGCTAAAGTTCTTGTCCTAGAAAGCTACACAATCCCTGGAGGAAGCAGTGGTGCTTTTCACAGAAATGGATATACCTTTGATGTAGGAGCTTCAATGATCTTTGGTTTTGGAAATCAAGGTTACACTAATCTGTTAACCAGAGCACTCTTAGATGCCGGAGAAGCATGTGAGACCATACCAGACCCTGTTCAACTTGTTTATCACCTACCAGAAGGAGACACAGTAGTTGTAGATAGAGATTTTAGAAGTTTCATTTCTAACTTAACTATTCTGTTCCCTCATGAAAAGAAAGGTATCCAATCCTTCTATAAAGTCTGCTGGAATGTATTTAATTGCCTCAACTCAATGCCTTTGCTTTCTATAGAAGATCCTAAATATCTAGCAAAGGTTTTCTTTAAAGCACCTTTAGCTTGCCTAGGGCTCGCACGCTGGCTTCCTTTTAACGTTGGAGATATAGCTCGTAAATATATAAAGGATGAAAGTTTATTGCGTTTTATAGACATCGAATGCTTCTGCTGGTCTGTAATGCCAGCAGCTCAAACACCAATGATTAATGCTGGGATGGTTTTCTCAGATCGACATTATGGAGGGATTAACTATCCAAAAGGCGGAGTAGGGATGATAGCTCAAAAGTTAGTTAAGGGTTTAGAAAAAAAAGGTGGAAGAATCTTATATAAATCAAGAGTCACCAATGTTCTTTTAAAAGATAAACGTGCCATTGGAGTTAAGCTTGCAAATGGAGAAAAGCTTTATGCCAAAACAATTATTTCCAATGCAACACGCTGGAATACTTTTGGAGGAGATGGAATAAAAGAACCTTTAATCCCTTCAAAAGATGTGCCAACTGCCGAAAAAAAATGGAACAATCGATATAAAGCTTCTCCTTCTTTCTTGTCCATTCATCTTGGCGTGAAAGATCATTGCATCCCTCAAGATAGCCATTGCCATCACTTAATTGTTGACAATTGGCAGAGAATGGAAGATGAGCAAGGAGTCATTTTTATCTCAATCCCAACACTTCTAGACAAATCTCTCGCTCCGTCAGGACATCACATCATTCATGCATTTACACCATCATCAATAAAAGAATGGAATTCATTAAGTCCGTCAAACTATGCAAAAAAGAAAGAATTGGATGGTAATCGTCTTATATCAAAAATAGAAAAGTTATTTCCAAATTTACAAGAGAATATTGACCATAAAGAAATTGGAACCCCAAAAAGTCACCGTAGATTCCTTGGGAGATACCAAGGGAGTTATGGACCTATTCCATCAATACCTCTACCTGGCTTATTAACAATGCCTTTTAATAGCACAGCCATTAAAAGTTTTTATTGTGTTGGCGATTCATGTTTCCCAGGGCAAGGTCTAAATGCTGTTGCTTTTAGTGGATTTGCATGTGCTCATAAGATAGGTTCAGAATTAGGAATTAATTCATGGGCCCTACCAAAATAA
- the trmFO gene encoding FADH(2)-oxidizing methylenetetrahydrofolate--tRNA-(uracil(54)-C(5))-methyltransferase TrmFO: MPQSSPLIVIGAGLAGAEAAWQIAKAGLQVKLIEMRPVHKSPAHHSNNFAELVCSNSFGALSSDRAAGLLHQELRELNSFVIKTADNHSIPAGGALAVDRSEFSHYITKTLSAHPLITIERKELKKLPFKNAISVIATGPLTSESLTKDLKNFTGIENCHFFDAASPIIEGEGIDFSIAFRASRYDKGDADYINCPMNEEEYKSFRDELINAEQAELKDFDKNDANFFEGCLPIEELARRGEETMRYGPLKPIGLWDKRWGDLFDKELRKRKRAYAVVQLRKEDKNGRLWNLVGFQTNLKWGEQKRIIQMIPGLANVSFIRFGVMHRNTFLESPKLLNPTLQFKDRPTLFAAGQITGTEGYSAAIAGGWLAGTNAALLAMGKSPITLPKTTMIGALTDFISSTKTIQKPIQKSQFQPMPPNFGLLPELTIRIREKRLRYGAYRDRALNDIKTFKKTYINFD; encoded by the coding sequence TTGCCTCAGTCCTCCCCATTAATAGTTATTGGAGCAGGATTGGCAGGAGCTGAAGCTGCATGGCAAATTGCAAAAGCTGGTCTGCAGGTTAAATTAATTGAGATGAGGCCAGTTCATAAATCTCCAGCGCATCATTCAAATAATTTTGCAGAACTAGTTTGCAGTAACAGTTTTGGAGCTCTTAGTAGTGACAGAGCTGCTGGTTTACTTCACCAAGAATTAAGAGAACTAAATTCTTTCGTTATAAAAACAGCAGATAATCATTCCATTCCAGCAGGAGGAGCCCTTGCTGTTGACAGATCAGAATTTAGTCATTACATAACAAAAACCTTATCTGCTCATCCACTAATAACAATTGAAAGAAAAGAACTAAAAAAACTTCCTTTTAAAAATGCTATTAGTGTTATCGCGACAGGGCCACTAACTAGTGAAAGCTTAACTAAAGATCTAAAAAACTTTACCGGTATTGAAAATTGCCATTTTTTTGATGCAGCGAGTCCAATTATTGAGGGAGAAGGTATAGATTTCTCTATTGCTTTTCGAGCCAGCAGATATGACAAAGGAGATGCTGACTATATTAATTGTCCAATGAATGAAGAGGAATACAAATCGTTTAGAGATGAGTTAATAAATGCGGAACAAGCAGAACTTAAAGATTTTGATAAAAACGATGCGAATTTTTTCGAAGGATGCTTACCCATAGAAGAACTAGCTCGCAGAGGCGAAGAAACGATGAGATATGGCCCATTAAAACCAATAGGCCTTTGGGATAAACGATGGGGTGATTTATTTGATAAAGAATTAAGAAAGAGGAAACGAGCTTATGCCGTAGTTCAATTGCGAAAAGAAGACAAAAATGGCCGTCTGTGGAACTTAGTTGGATTTCAAACAAATCTCAAATGGGGAGAACAAAAAAGAATTATCCAAATGATTCCTGGTTTAGCAAATGTAAGTTTCATTCGTTTTGGGGTTATGCATAGAAATACATTCCTTGAGTCTCCAAAGTTGTTAAACCCAACTTTACAATTTAAAGACAGACCAACCCTTTTTGCCGCTGGACAAATTACAGGAACTGAAGGCTATTCAGCTGCAATAGCAGGAGGGTGGTTAGCAGGAACAAATGCAGCATTATTAGCAATGGGCAAAAGTCCCATAACACTTCCCAAAACAACAATGATTGGAGCTCTAACTGATTTCATAAGCTCCACCAAAACAATTCAGAAGCCAATTCAAAAAAGCCAATTCCAACCAATGCCACCGAATTTTGGTCTGCTACCAGAGTTAACAATTCGAATACGCGAAAAGCGTCTTCGGTATGGTGCTTATCGTGACAGAGCACTAAATGACATCAAAACTTTCAAAAAAACTTACATTAACTTTGATTAA
- the hisIE gene encoding bifunctional phosphoribosyl-AMP cyclohydrolase/phosphoribosyl-ATP diphosphatase HisIE: MTQFRQDFIKQLRFNEKGLIPVIAQDWLDGAILMMAWMNETSLKETLKTGEVHYWSRSRNKLWRKGETSGNTQTLKGIRFDCDSDAIVISIKQIGSKACHTGARSCFYNDPEQNSINENKLDFLLPPADACSELFNIIQDRSINPKKQSYTNSLLNGGDNKILKKIGEEGSEFVMACKDKDKLSIANEAADLIFHIQVALSYNQVNWRDVLEVLAQRRKN, encoded by the coding sequence ATGACGCAATTCAGACAAGATTTCATCAAACAACTTCGTTTTAATGAAAAAGGCCTGATACCAGTTATTGCCCAAGATTGGCTTGATGGAGCAATCCTTATGATGGCTTGGATGAATGAAACTTCTTTAAAAGAAACTCTTAAGACAGGCGAAGTTCACTATTGGAGTAGATCAAGAAATAAACTTTGGCGCAAAGGAGAAACCAGTGGCAATACTCAAACATTGAAAGGAATCAGGTTTGATTGTGATTCAGATGCAATAGTCATCTCAATTAAGCAAATTGGCTCAAAAGCCTGTCATACAGGGGCAAGAAGTTGCTTTTATAATGATCCTGAGCAGAATTCTATTAATGAAAACAAGCTCGACTTCCTTTTGCCTCCTGCAGATGCATGTAGTGAATTATTCAATATCATCCAAGACAGATCTATAAACCCTAAAAAACAAAGTTACACAAATAGTCTTTTAAATGGCGGTGATAATAAAATCCTAAAAAAAATTGGAGAAGAAGGTTCTGAATTTGTCATGGCATGCAAAGACAAAGATAAATTGTCAATTGCAAATGAAGCTGCTGATTTGATTTTTCATATACAAGTAGCTCTTAGCTATAACCAAGTTAATTGGAGAGATGTATTAGAAGTCCTTGCCCAAAGAAGGAAAAATTAG
- a CDS encoding photosystem II protein Y — translation MLNLLVVALPILAAVTWVVFNIQKPAREQWSRQFDDQNNAF, via the coding sequence ATGCTTAATCTCCTAGTCGTTGCCCTCCCAATCCTCGCAGCAGTCACCTGGGTAGTATTTAATATTCAGAAGCCTGCAAGAGAGCAATGGTCTCGTCAGTTTGACGACCAAAACAATGCTTTCTAA
- a CDS encoding 6-carboxytetrahydropterin synthase, translated as MPNQITGFTCSKHFEGYPCCHRQWKHPGHCSFVHGYSRSFTFWFRSNRLDEFGFVVDFSSLHSLERKLKEYFDHTFLVNEDDPLLTKWQQLHSEKALDLRIMKNVGMESTAQLIWEWANAILMERDAGRTCCWRAEAKENDLNSACFESTPDWFDVVEINSL; from the coding sequence ATGCCTAATCAAATTACTGGATTTACGTGTAGCAAGCATTTTGAAGGCTACCCTTGTTGTCATAGACAATGGAAACATCCTGGCCATTGTAGTTTTGTCCATGGATATAGTAGAAGCTTTACTTTTTGGTTTAGATCAAACAGATTAGACGAGTTTGGATTTGTTGTTGATTTTTCTAGTCTTCATTCATTAGAAAGAAAATTGAAAGAATATTTTGACCATACATTTTTAGTAAATGAAGATGATCCTCTTCTAACAAAATGGCAACAACTTCATTCAGAAAAAGCTTTGGATTTAAGGATTATGAAAAATGTTGGAATGGAATCTACTGCACAATTGATTTGGGAATGGGCAAATGCGATATTGATGGAGAGAGATGCTGGCAGAACTTGTTGTTGGCGAGCCGAAGCAAAAGAAAATGATTTGAATTCAGCTTGTTTTGAATCAACTCCTGATTGGTTTGACGTTGTAGAAATTAATTCTTTATAA
- a CDS encoding DUF3303 domain-containing protein, which translates to MQLYVVTWKFQSPEDQSFAADALIDYVESGQAESMPEGYERLAWVHTPQDGTGIVLCKAKSASVLYKVFGPWQKNFGMICDYKPALTTEEFINLSKDINSNNN; encoded by the coding sequence ATGCAACTTTATGTTGTTACGTGGAAGTTTCAATCTCCCGAAGATCAATCATTTGCTGCGGATGCTTTGATTGATTATGTTGAAAGTGGTCAAGCAGAGTCTATGCCAGAAGGCTATGAAAGACTTGCTTGGGTTCATACTCCTCAAGATGGGACTGGAATAGTACTATGTAAAGCTAAAAGTGCATCTGTTCTATACAAAGTTTTTGGCCCTTGGCAGAAGAATTTTGGTATGATATGCGATTACAAACCTGCTCTTACGACAGAAGAGTTTATTAATTTATCCAAGGATATAAATTCGAATAATAACTAA